The following are from one region of the Cinclus cinclus chromosome 7, bCinCin1.1, whole genome shotgun sequence genome:
- the ITPRIP gene encoding inositol 1,4,5-trisphosphate receptor-interacting protein, with protein sequence MPVGLFRVCLLVITAIVNHPLFFPKENGTIPENTEEIIQKMKEREESLRLEQLRLEQEIADQEATQKALEKAAVVVEESKEEKVRWDMWTALSMVIFLLIELWRQDFQEGNWQDIGGEEDDMAVLGKAFKGVAFPDKAVLASFYEKRILGTTGDMARMREMVEGFADDLLEALRSVCNRDADMEVEDCMGVGSMYENWRVRKPFVCDLIVPFAPPEPYCFRCQTWCSGDSFPPDKQGYGTIKVCRAGEDATGCICDKTKLGEDMLCLLHSQVSSTRPSSEMEDLLCFKNTQYLDADQVMKWFQIAVTKAWNRISHKYEFDLSFSLLDSPGALKIKFKSGKSIAFNLTPVVQYENSDVYFISHFPRSSLAADIPSSTHWFLTFAVYERRFIQLVSKTLPANACHVSCLQILSFLHGKQCSLTGPSGLTNYHLKTVLLHLLQARPSQDWAPEKLEARLQDMLKFLEKCLHEKKLYHFFVGNGNVPAELGFPIIFQRAEPLNLFRPFVLRRDIYRKMVDTFHEMLRNMSALINEYTVHIPLAHTNGIRKEPL encoded by the coding sequence ATGCCTGTGGGACTCTTCCGGGTGTGCCTACTGGTGATTACAGCTATTGTCAACCACCCGCTCTTCTTCCCTAAGGAGAATGGCACCATCCCTGAGAACACAGAAGAAATCATCCAGAAGATGAAGGAGCGGGAGGAGAGCCTGCGGCTGGAGCAGCTGCGCTTGGAGCAGGAAATTGCAGACCAGGAAGCCACACAGAAGGCTCTGGAAAAGGCTGCAGTGGTAGTAGaggaaagcaaagaggaaaaggtcCGATGGGATATGTGGACTGCCCTCTCCATGGTCATCTTCCTGCTGATCGAGCTCTGGAGGCAGGATTTCCAGGAAGGGAATTGGCAGGACATAGGAGGAGAAGAGGATGACATGGCAGTCCTGGGGAAAGCATTTAAAGGAGTGGCCTTCCCTGACAAGGCTGTCCTGGCCAGCTTCTATGAGAAGCGTATCCTGGGTACCACCGGAGACATGGCCAGGATGCGGGAGATGGTGGAAGGCTTTGCAGATGACCTGCTGGAGGCCTTGAGGAGTGTTTGTAACCGGGATGCTGACATGGAAGTGGAAGATTGCATGGGTGTGGGGAGCATGTATGAGAATTGGAGAGTGCGTAAACCCTTCGTCTGTGATCTGATAGTGCCTTTTGCCCCCCCAGAGCCTTACTGCTTTCGCTGCCAGACCTGGTGCTCTGGTGACTCTTTTCCCCCAGATAAACAAGGTTATGGCACTATCAAGGTGTGCAGGGCAGGTGAGGATGCGACGGGTTGCATCTGTGACAAGACTAAACTAGGGGAAGATATGCTGTGCCTCCTCCATAGCCAGGTCAGTAGTACCAGGCCGAGCAGTGAAATGGAAGACCTCCTGTGCTTCAAAAATACTCAATATCTGGATGCCGACCAAGTCATGAAGTGGTTCCAGATTGCCGTCACCAAGGCCTGGAACAGAATCTCCCACAAATATGAATTTGACCTTTCCTTCAGCCTCCTGGACTCACCAGGAGCCCTGAAGATAAAATTTAAATCAGGGAAATCGATTGCCTTCAacctaacccctgtggtgcaATATGAGAACTCTGATGTTTACTTCATCTCCCACTTCCCTcggagcagcctggcagcagaCATTCCCTCCAGCACCCACTGGTTTCTCACCTTTGCAGTGTATGAGAGGAGGTTCATCCAGTTGGTCTCCAAAACACTCCCTGCCAATGCCTGCCACGTCAGCTGCCTTCAgatcctctccttcctccatgGGAAGCAATGCAGCCTCACAGGTCCCAGCGGGCTCACCAACTACCACCTGAAGACAGTGCTGCTGCATCTCCTGCAGGCACGTCCCAGTCAAGACTGGGCCCCAGAAAAGCTGGAGGCGCGCCTACAGGACATGCTGAAATTCCTAGAGAAATGTTTGCATGAAAAAAAGCTTTATCACTTCTTTGTTGGCAATGGGAAtgtaccagcagagctgggtttcCCCATCATATTTCAGAGGGCTGAGCCTCTCAACCTTTTCCGTCCCTTTGTGCTACGCAGGGACATATACAGGAAGATGGTGGACACATTCCACGAGATGCTCAGGAACATGTCTGCACTGATAAATGAGTACACAGTGCACATTCCCCTTGCACACACCAACGGGATCCGTAAGGAACCCCTTTAA